A genome region from Bufo gargarizans isolate SCDJY-AF-19 chromosome 2, ASM1485885v1, whole genome shotgun sequence includes the following:
- the LOC122929329 gene encoding uncharacterized protein LOC122929329 isoform X2 encodes MKRKRKLTSASSTATSVCSALSPEPASYQPAENGGKEDDSPVHQEGKPDETGDHQPVQCAGPMDGQLNPEASCSLLLTAVLSACHQGDLETPTTDITGEVSDGIAGNLCPVPIETAESNVRCPNETDMPAASVTENIDISGLVNGDQPSDTSDYPIMEERRTGGDANGCESGDASEMPPNVSPLPGDGCQEPNSDLQEASQKYQPLNETLYLPYTPSILEFTSQSNLQDPHTIAEGPRLSDCDPKLPGGDEEHYQDPESQPRVVMSPEETWLTMTDQTIPFPQTDLLAEDLRVLTNGLDLQDSQLLGAFRESLNEPGKSAENLIRDHLTSSPGQEIPQAAASPPSVPVQDIRGLQQRRTEDATSTVQVVSL; translated from the exons ATGAAGAGGAAAAGGAAGCTGACGA GTGCCAGCTCCACTGCCACATCGGTATGCAGCGCCCTGTCTCCTGAGCCAGCCTCCTATCAGCCTGCAGAGAACGGCGGGAAGGAAGACgactctccagtgcaccaggaaGGAAAGCCGGATGAGACTGGTGACCACCAACCAGTACAATGCGCG GGCCCCATGGACGGTCAGCTAAATCCAGAAGCATCCTGTTCATTGCTGCTCACTGCAGTACTCTCAGCCTGCCACCAGGGGGATCTAGAAACACCCACTACAGATATTACTGGAGAAGTCAGTGACGGGATTGCAGGTAATCTCTGCCCTGTGCCCATAGAAACTGCTGAGAGCAATGTCAGATGTCCTAATGAGACGGACATGCCGGCCGCCAGTGTAACTGAGAACATAGACATCAGCGGGCTAGTGAACGGAGACCAGCCAAGTGATACCTCTGATTACCCCATCATGGAGGAGAGGCGTACGGGAGGGGATGCGAATGGTTGTGAGTCAGGGGATGCCTCTGAGATGCCACCTAATGTCTCACCCCTCCCAGGAGATGGCTGTCAAGAACCAAATTCTGATCTACAAGAAGCATCCCAGAAATATCAACCCCTTAATGAAACCCTGTATCTGCCATATACCCCTAGTATTCTAGAATTCACCTCCCAGTCAAATCTGCAGGATCCTCACACAATAGCAGAGGGGCCCCGCTTATCTGACTGTGATCCGAAGTTACCAGGAGGAGACGAGGAACATTACCAAGACCCCGAATCACAACCACGGGTGGTAATGTCACCAGAAGAGACCTGGCTAACGATGACAGACCAGACTATCCCGTTCCCGCAAACTGACCTCCTGGCTGAGGATCTGAGAGTACTGACCAATGGCCTGGACCTGCAGGACAGCCAGCTGCTCGGAGCCTTCAGGGAGAGCCTCAATGAACCTGGAAAG AGTGCCGAGAACCTCATCCGTGACCATCTGACCTCATCACCGGGTCAGGAGATACCACAGGCTGCAGCTTCACCACCAAGTGTACCAGTGCAGGATATAAGAGG ACTTCAGCAAAGAAGAACAGAAGATGCCACCTCTACTGTGCAAG
- the LOC122929329 gene encoding uncharacterized protein LOC122929329 isoform X4, with product MKRKRKLTSASSTATSVCSALSPEPASYQPAENGGKEDDSPVHQEGKPDETGDHQPVQCAGPMDGQLNPEASCSLLLTAVLSACHQGDLETPTTDITGEVSDGIAGNLCPVPIETAESNVRCPNETDMPAASVTENIDISGLVNGDQPSDTSDYPIMEERRTGGDANGCESGDASEMPPNVSPLPGDGCQEPNSDLQEASQKYQPLNETLYLPYTPSILEFTSQSNLQDPHTIAEGPRLSDCDPKLPGGDEEHYQDPESQPRVVMSPEETWLTMTDQTIPFPQTDLLAEDLRVLTNGLDLQDSQLLGAFRESLNEPGKTSAKKNRRCHLYCASRLIMSTYRELRQKRVRHTAGRGAVSRRRRREM from the exons ATGAAGAGGAAAAGGAAGCTGACGA GTGCCAGCTCCACTGCCACATCGGTATGCAGCGCCCTGTCTCCTGAGCCAGCCTCCTATCAGCCTGCAGAGAACGGCGGGAAGGAAGACgactctccagtgcaccaggaaGGAAAGCCGGATGAGACTGGTGACCACCAACCAGTACAATGCGCG GGCCCCATGGACGGTCAGCTAAATCCAGAAGCATCCTGTTCATTGCTGCTCACTGCAGTACTCTCAGCCTGCCACCAGGGGGATCTAGAAACACCCACTACAGATATTACTGGAGAAGTCAGTGACGGGATTGCAGGTAATCTCTGCCCTGTGCCCATAGAAACTGCTGAGAGCAATGTCAGATGTCCTAATGAGACGGACATGCCGGCCGCCAGTGTAACTGAGAACATAGACATCAGCGGGCTAGTGAACGGAGACCAGCCAAGTGATACCTCTGATTACCCCATCATGGAGGAGAGGCGTACGGGAGGGGATGCGAATGGTTGTGAGTCAGGGGATGCCTCTGAGATGCCACCTAATGTCTCACCCCTCCCAGGAGATGGCTGTCAAGAACCAAATTCTGATCTACAAGAAGCATCCCAGAAATATCAACCCCTTAATGAAACCCTGTATCTGCCATATACCCCTAGTATTCTAGAATTCACCTCCCAGTCAAATCTGCAGGATCCTCACACAATAGCAGAGGGGCCCCGCTTATCTGACTGTGATCCGAAGTTACCAGGAGGAGACGAGGAACATTACCAAGACCCCGAATCACAACCACGGGTGGTAATGTCACCAGAAGAGACCTGGCTAACGATGACAGACCAGACTATCCCGTTCCCGCAAACTGACCTCCTGGCTGAGGATCTGAGAGTACTGACCAATGGCCTGGACCTGCAGGACAGCCAGCTGCTCGGAGCCTTCAGGGAGAGCCTCAATGAACCTGGAAAG ACTTCAGCAAAGAAGAACAGAAGATGCCACCTCTACTGTGCAAG
- the LOC122929329 gene encoding break repair meiotic recombinase recruitment factor 1-like isoform X1, translating to MKRKRKLTSASSTATSVCSALSPEPASYQPAENGGKEDDSPVHQEGKPDETGDHQPVQCAGPMDGQLNPEASCSLLLTAVLSACHQGDLETPTTDITGEVSDGIAGNLCPVPIETAESNVRCPNETDMPAASVTENIDISGLVNGDQPSDTSDYPIMEERRTGGDANGCESGDASEMPPNVSPLPGDGCQEPNSDLQEASQKYQPLNETLYLPYTPSILEFTSQSNLQDPHTIAEGPRLSDCDPKLPGGDEEHYQDPESQPRVVMSPEETWLTMTDQTIPFPQTDLLAEDLRVLTNGLDLQDSQLLGAFRESLNEPGKSAENLIRDHLTSSPGQEIPQAAASPPSVPVQDIRGLQQRRTEDATSTVQGLIMELSNINRLIMSTYRELRQKRVRHTAGRGAVSRRRRREM from the exons ATGAAGAGGAAAAGGAAGCTGACGA GTGCCAGCTCCACTGCCACATCGGTATGCAGCGCCCTGTCTCCTGAGCCAGCCTCCTATCAGCCTGCAGAGAACGGCGGGAAGGAAGACgactctccagtgcaccaggaaGGAAAGCCGGATGAGACTGGTGACCACCAACCAGTACAATGCGCG GGCCCCATGGACGGTCAGCTAAATCCAGAAGCATCCTGTTCATTGCTGCTCACTGCAGTACTCTCAGCCTGCCACCAGGGGGATCTAGAAACACCCACTACAGATATTACTGGAGAAGTCAGTGACGGGATTGCAGGTAATCTCTGCCCTGTGCCCATAGAAACTGCTGAGAGCAATGTCAGATGTCCTAATGAGACGGACATGCCGGCCGCCAGTGTAACTGAGAACATAGACATCAGCGGGCTAGTGAACGGAGACCAGCCAAGTGATACCTCTGATTACCCCATCATGGAGGAGAGGCGTACGGGAGGGGATGCGAATGGTTGTGAGTCAGGGGATGCCTCTGAGATGCCACCTAATGTCTCACCCCTCCCAGGAGATGGCTGTCAAGAACCAAATTCTGATCTACAAGAAGCATCCCAGAAATATCAACCCCTTAATGAAACCCTGTATCTGCCATATACCCCTAGTATTCTAGAATTCACCTCCCAGTCAAATCTGCAGGATCCTCACACAATAGCAGAGGGGCCCCGCTTATCTGACTGTGATCCGAAGTTACCAGGAGGAGACGAGGAACATTACCAAGACCCCGAATCACAACCACGGGTGGTAATGTCACCAGAAGAGACCTGGCTAACGATGACAGACCAGACTATCCCGTTCCCGCAAACTGACCTCCTGGCTGAGGATCTGAGAGTACTGACCAATGGCCTGGACCTGCAGGACAGCCAGCTGCTCGGAGCCTTCAGGGAGAGCCTCAATGAACCTGGAAAG AGTGCCGAGAACCTCATCCGTGACCATCTGACCTCATCACCGGGTCAGGAGATACCACAGGCTGCAGCTTCACCACCAAGTGTACCAGTGCAGGATATAAGAGG ACTTCAGCAAAGAAGAACAGAAGATGCCACCTCTACTGTGCAAGGTCTCATCATGGAGCTATCAAATATCAA
- the LOC122929329 gene encoding uncharacterized protein LOC122929329 isoform X3 — protein MKRKRKLTSASSTATSVCSALSPEPASYQPAENGGKEDDSPVHQEGKPDETGDHQPVQCAGPMDGQLNPEASCSLLLTAVLSACHQGDLETPTTDITGEVSDGIAGNLCPVPIETAESNVRCPNETDMPAASVTENIDISGLVNGDQPSDTSDYPIMEERRTGGDANGCESGDASEMPPNVSPLPGDGCQEPNSDLQEASQKYQPLNETLYLPYTPSILEFTSQSNLQDPHTIAEGPRLSDCDPKLPGGDEEHYQDPESQPRVVMSPEETWLTMTDQTIPFPQTDLLAEDLRVLTNGLDLQDSQLLGAFRESLNEPGKTSAKKNRRCHLYCARSHHGAIKYQSSHYEHVSRTEAEEGTAHCRKRGSE, from the exons ATGAAGAGGAAAAGGAAGCTGACGA GTGCCAGCTCCACTGCCACATCGGTATGCAGCGCCCTGTCTCCTGAGCCAGCCTCCTATCAGCCTGCAGAGAACGGCGGGAAGGAAGACgactctccagtgcaccaggaaGGAAAGCCGGATGAGACTGGTGACCACCAACCAGTACAATGCGCG GGCCCCATGGACGGTCAGCTAAATCCAGAAGCATCCTGTTCATTGCTGCTCACTGCAGTACTCTCAGCCTGCCACCAGGGGGATCTAGAAACACCCACTACAGATATTACTGGAGAAGTCAGTGACGGGATTGCAGGTAATCTCTGCCCTGTGCCCATAGAAACTGCTGAGAGCAATGTCAGATGTCCTAATGAGACGGACATGCCGGCCGCCAGTGTAACTGAGAACATAGACATCAGCGGGCTAGTGAACGGAGACCAGCCAAGTGATACCTCTGATTACCCCATCATGGAGGAGAGGCGTACGGGAGGGGATGCGAATGGTTGTGAGTCAGGGGATGCCTCTGAGATGCCACCTAATGTCTCACCCCTCCCAGGAGATGGCTGTCAAGAACCAAATTCTGATCTACAAGAAGCATCCCAGAAATATCAACCCCTTAATGAAACCCTGTATCTGCCATATACCCCTAGTATTCTAGAATTCACCTCCCAGTCAAATCTGCAGGATCCTCACACAATAGCAGAGGGGCCCCGCTTATCTGACTGTGATCCGAAGTTACCAGGAGGAGACGAGGAACATTACCAAGACCCCGAATCACAACCACGGGTGGTAATGTCACCAGAAGAGACCTGGCTAACGATGACAGACCAGACTATCCCGTTCCCGCAAACTGACCTCCTGGCTGAGGATCTGAGAGTACTGACCAATGGCCTGGACCTGCAGGACAGCCAGCTGCTCGGAGCCTTCAGGGAGAGCCTCAATGAACCTGGAAAG ACTTCAGCAAAGAAGAACAGAAGATGCCACCTCTACTGTGCAAGGTCTCATCATGGAGCTATCAAATATCAA